A genomic region of bacterium contains the following coding sequences:
- a CDS encoding [Fe-Fe] hydrogenase large subunit C-terminal domain-containing protein yields the protein MNILSINEVNCKDCYKCVRHCPVNAIKVKNGHAAVDVDRCILCGLCYGICPQNAKVVRNDIDKAKEVIKNNEFSVVSIAPSFFAYYKQPYPGKILKALFLLGFSGIEQTSRAVKSVSDQHLKYYVKEQKIVISSSCPATVNLMEKYYPDLLKYLAPVVSPAIAHSKIIKNEHKNNSCGIVFISPCIAKKQELSDSDINVCLTFDEMEEWIKTENIELDKLEPADFKEYFSQNSSLFPLLGGLIKRVGLSENSFDKEIISISGISEIKETLDLIRENKIKSGFIDILSCKGGCVSGPCRPKSCTDKNFMELKINLIENMKNLPEKADENLLSDNELYREYRNKAIKSENYKEKDIKAILALTGKITPEDEHNCGACGYNTCRDKAIAVINGMAEAEMCIPYMRNQAEKFTSIVIKNTPNGIILLDKNFKITEINPAFEKIVDKTAEELINSHISEIMDETPFKLVSFEEETVHKSTITVNNKNLNQIIYSVPDKKLIAAVFIDISDIEAQKKALNKTKHETLTRAQAVINKQMLVAQEIAGLLGESTAETKVLLGQLIKTLSED from the coding sequence ACGGACATGCGGCTGTAGACGTAGACAGATGTATTCTTTGCGGATTATGCTACGGGATTTGTCCACAAAATGCCAAAGTCGTAAGAAATGACATTGATAAAGCAAAAGAAGTCATAAAAAACAATGAGTTCAGCGTTGTCAGTATTGCTCCTTCATTTTTTGCTTATTACAAACAACCATATCCGGGTAAAATATTAAAGGCTCTTTTCTTGCTCGGATTTTCCGGTATAGAACAAACCTCCAGAGCAGTGAAAAGCGTTTCTGATCAGCATCTTAAATATTATGTTAAAGAGCAAAAAATTGTAATTTCAAGTTCTTGTCCTGCAACAGTAAATCTTATGGAAAAATATTATCCTGATTTGCTAAAGTATCTTGCACCCGTAGTAAGTCCTGCAATAGCGCATTCTAAAATTATAAAAAACGAGCATAAGAATAATAGTTGCGGAATTGTTTTTATTTCTCCCTGTATTGCAAAAAAGCAGGAATTAAGCGATTCCGATATAAATGTCTGCTTAACTTTTGATGAAATGGAAGAATGGATAAAAACAGAAAACATAGAATTAGATAAACTTGAACCGGCTGATTTTAAAGAATATTTTTCACAAAATTCTTCTTTATTCCCGCTTTTAGGAGGATTAATAAAAAGAGTCGGGCTTTCTGAAAACTCTTTCGACAAAGAAATTATTTCAATAAGCGGCATCAGCGAAATTAAAGAAACATTAGATTTAATTAGAGAAAATAAAATAAAATCAGGTTTTATTGATATTTTGTCATGCAAAGGCGGCTGCGTATCAGGACCTTGCAGACCAAAAAGCTGCACAGATAAGAATTTCATGGAATTAAAAATCAATCTTATAGAAAACATGAAAAATTTGCCTGAAAAAGCTGATGAAAACTTGCTTTCAGACAATGAGCTTTATAGAGAATACCGGAATAAAGCCATAAAATCCGAAAATTATAAAGAAAAAGATATAAAAGCTATACTTGCACTTACCGGAAAAATAACCCCCGAAGATGAACATAATTGCGGTGCTTGCGGATACAACACATGCAGGGACAAAGCCATTGCAGTAATAAACGGAATGGCAGAAGCAGAAATGTGCATTCCGTATATGAGAAATCAGGCAGAAAAATTTACATCAATAGTCATAAAAAATACGCCAAACGGAATTATTTTACTCGATAAAAATTTTAAAATTACTGAAATCAATCCCGCTTTCGAAAAAATAGTTGATAAAACAGCAGAAGAACTTATTAATTCGCATATTTCCGAAATTATGGATGAAACTCCTTTCAAATTAGTAAGTTTCGAAGAAGAAACAGTTCATAAGTCAACAATAACAGTAAATAATAAAAATTTAAACCAGATTATTTACTCTGTACCTGATAAAAAACTTATTGCAGCTGTATTCATAGATATTAGTGATATAGAGGCTCAAAAAAAGGCTCTAAACAAAACAAAACACGAAACATTAACCAGAGCTCAGGCAGTTATAAATAAACAAATGCTGGTAGCTCAGGAAATCGCAGGTCTGCTCGGAGAATCCACCGCAGAAACCAAAGTTTTACTGGGTCAGCTAATAAAGACGCTGTCAGAGGATTAA